The DNA region CTCCAGTGATTCCAGGTTTTAATGATTCAGAAGAAGATATAGAGGAAATAGTTAATTTTCTTAAAGGCAAGCCAAACGTAAGTTATGAACTTTTAGCTTATCATCGTCTTGGTGAACCTAAGTATGAATATATAGACAGGCAGTATCCTATGGATGAGGTGAAACTTGATATGGAGAAAATGAAAAAGCTTAAGGTTATAGCGGAGACTATTAATAGTATTAAATAATTAAAAAATTATAAAAATCAATATAATAAATAAATTTAGGGGGATAAATATGAAAAAAAGAAAAATAATCATCTCTTTATTAGCAGGTATATTGGGAGTTAGTACACTGCTAGCAGGTTGTGGACAACAGAGTTCCAGTGAAAAATCAGATCCAAATCAACCAGTTACTATAGTTTGGAAGAGAGGTCAGGATGCAACTCCTGCTGCTGCAAAAATAGTTGAAGCCTTTGAAAAGAAATATCCTAATATAAAAGTTAAAATTGAGAATTTACCTTCAACTTCAACAGAACAGCATAATGTTTATACAACTGCATTATCTACAGGAGATGACAGCATAGACGTAGTTACAATGGATGTAGTATGGGCAAGCGAATTTTCATCTGCAGGTTGGCTTCTTCCACTAGATAAATATTTTACTAAAGATGAGCAAAAGGGGTTTTTCCCTGGAAATATTGCTTCTGTAAAATATAAGGATAATATTTATGGAGTTCCATTCTCTACAGATGCAGGAGTATTGTTTTATAGAAAAGATTTAATTCCTACACCTCCAAAAACCTGGGATGACTTAATAAAGATAAGTAAAGATAACATAGGTAAAAATGGTATAACTCAGGGAATATTATTTCAGGCATTTCAAAATGAAGCAATAGTTTGTAATGCTGCTGAATTTATATTTGGTAATGGAGGAAATATTCTTGACAGTAAAGGAAAGGTTGTAATTGATTCACCTAAGTCAATTGCTGGAATAAAAATAATGAAAAGTCTTATAGATGAGAATGTTGCACCTAAAGGTGTAGTTACATATAAGCCACAGGATTGTACAGATCAATTTGTACAGGGAAAGACTTTATTTATGAGAAACTGGCCACTTAATTATACAAGTGTAAATGCAGACGGATCAGCAGTTAAAGGAAAGGTAGGCATAGTACCTATGCCAATGGGCCCAGACGGAACTGAAGCAGGAGCTACTTTAGGTGGATGGAATCTTGGTATAAACAAGAATTCAAAGCATCCTGAAGAGGCTTGGAAATTTATTCAGTTTGTTACAAGTGAAGAAGGACAGAAGATAAATGCTATTGAAGGTTCATACATGTCTACAAGGGAAAGTTTGTATTCTGATAATGATGTATTAGCTAAGTCCCCACAATATAAAGACTTATTACCTATATTAAAGGTTGCAAAACCAAGACCGATTTCTCCATATTATGCAAAGATATCAGATGCACTGCAGGTTAATTTGCATAAAGCAGTTACTGGTGAAGTTCCTGTAGATAGTGCAGTGAAAGAGGCTGCAAAGGAATTGAATGACATAATAAGTAATAAATAAAAAATAAAAAATTAAAGAGACTATACTAAAATTTCATATAGATAATTTATCTAATTTAGGTATAAAAAACAAAGTCTTAATGATTTGATTTATTGATAATATAAAGATAGATAACACAACTTTGGTATAGTCTCTAAAAAAATAATATGGAGGAATTATAGAATGAGTCAATTAACAGAAAATGTTGAAACTACAGTTACTCCTGATATTACTAATAATAAAAAAAATAGACATAAAAAGGATTATTCTGAAAAAAGATTGGGATATTTAATGGTAGCACCAGCATTGATTATAATAATTCTCATTGCAGTATATCCTATAATAAAAACCTTTTGGAACAGTTTCTTTGATATGCAGCTTCAGAATCCAGATGCAACCAAATTTATCGGAGCAAAAAATTATATAAAAATGCTTGCAGATCCGGTTATTTGGCAGAGTTTATGGAATACTTTTTATTTTACTTTTTTTTCAGTAATAATTGAGCTGGCTTTAGGGTTTGTGCTGGCACTTATTATGAATAGCAATTTTAGAGGGAAAGGAATAGTGAGAACTTCCATACTTATTCCTTGGGCTATACCAGGTATTATAGTTGCTTTGATGTGGCAATTTATGTTCAATGATAAATTAGGTGTAATAAATGAAATACTTATGAATCTGCATATAATTAAAACTCCAATAGTATGGCTTGGAACCAAGGGATATGCTATGTGGGCTGTAATAATAGCTGACGTTTGGAAACAGTTGCCATTTATGGCTTTAATGCTTTTGGCAGGACTTCAGATTGTTCCGGAAGAACTTTATGAAGCAGCCGATGTAGACGGAGCCAGCTATTTTGGAAAATTTTGGAGAATAACTTTACCTTACATAAAGAATGTAGTCATTGTTGTATTGCTCTTTAGGATTATCGGAGCTCTTAGAATATTTGATACCATATATGGAATGACTGCGGGAGGTCCTGGAAACTCAACGGTATCCATTATAATGTATGCATATAAACAGCTATTTAATAATTTGGATATTGGTTATGGTTCAGCAGTTGCAATGTTATCCTTTGTCTTAATATTTATATTATGTTTAGCTTATCTTAAACTTTTGGGTTCTAAAAATGAAGATTAAAAGTACGGGGAGGATTAAAGATGAATACTAAAATCAGAAATAAGATATTTTTTACAATATTAGTAGCTTTGGTAATTATAGTATTGCTTTTTCCGGTTTACTGGCAATTTATCATATCTATTAGAAGTTCTGCACAATTAAACAGTTCGGATATGAGTTTACTTCCAAATGGAATACATCTGGAAAATTATATATACATTTTTACTCAAACCAAGTTTTTAAATTATATGTTAAATAGTTTTATAGTTTCTATGGCTACAACGGTAATAAGCTTAGTTATAGGTCTATTTTGTTCTTATGCAGTAGCAAGGCTTAATATAAAGGGTAAAAATTTTATATTGGCTTTCGTGCTTTCAGTATCGATTTTCCCTGGAATAGCTTTGGTTAGTCCACTATTCGTAATGTTTAAAAAAATATCCTTACTTA from Clostridium pasteurianum BC1 includes:
- a CDS encoding carbohydrate ABC transporter permease is translated as MSQLTENVETTVTPDITNNKKNRHKKDYSEKRLGYLMVAPALIIIILIAVYPIIKTFWNSFFDMQLQNPDATKFIGAKNYIKMLADPVIWQSLWNTFYFTFFSVIIELALGFVLALIMNSNFRGKGIVRTSILIPWAIPGIIVALMWQFMFNDKLGVINEILMNLHIIKTPIVWLGTKGYAMWAVIIADVWKQLPFMALMLLAGLQIVPEELYEAADVDGASYFGKFWRITLPYIKNVVIVVLLFRIIGALRIFDTIYGMTAGGPGNSTVSIIMYAYKQLFNNLDIGYGSAVAMLSFVLIFILCLAYLKLLGSKNED
- a CDS encoding ABC transporter substrate-binding protein; protein product: MKKRKIIISLLAGILGVSTLLAGCGQQSSSEKSDPNQPVTIVWKRGQDATPAAAKIVEAFEKKYPNIKVKIENLPSTSTEQHNVYTTALSTGDDSIDVVTMDVVWASEFSSAGWLLPLDKYFTKDEQKGFFPGNIASVKYKDNIYGVPFSTDAGVLFYRKDLIPTPPKTWDDLIKISKDNIGKNGITQGILFQAFQNEAIVCNAAEFIFGNGGNILDSKGKVVIDSPKSIAGIKIMKSLIDENVAPKGVVTYKPQDCTDQFVQGKTLFMRNWPLNYTSVNADGSAVKGKVGIVPMPMGPDGTEAGATLGGWNLGINKNSKHPEEAWKFIQFVTSEEGQKINAIEGSYMSTRESLYSDNDVLAKSPQYKDLLPILKVAKPRPISPYYAKISDALQVNLHKAVTGEVPVDSAVKEAAKELNDIISNK